Proteins encoded together in one Anguilla anguilla isolate fAngAng1 chromosome 9, fAngAng1.pri, whole genome shotgun sequence window:
- the supt20 gene encoding transcription factor SPT20 homolog isoform X5 has product MQHILEAALDRAEYIVESARQRPPKRRGSSSGRKSLYQKLYELSQEECEKEPELKKLRRNVNLLEKLVSQEAVSCLVVNLYPGNEGYSLMLRGKNGSDSETIRLPYEEAELLEYLDAEELPPILVDLLEKAQVNIFHCGCVIAEVRDFRRSANAKMPTYQSQHILLRPTMQTLICDIHALTSDHHKWTQDDKLQLESQLILATAEPLCLEPSLSVTCTANRLLYNKQKMNTRSMKRCFKRHSRAALNRQQELAHFPTPPQLRLLDYLQRRKERRAPPSIDLKISKAGSQCVDTWRQNSCQLTAPAEVNVEQYAVVEKSVKLEDSQPVVWPAQEVKDDYLFECEVGGQFQKTRVSIYQSVGDPLVYGKIYSAKDPKSEEDPNDLHLIHPPFLIGSKIDADRFLNQYKEVYERDVKCPVKMSHNSGSAAVQGGHASPGRELEADGFSPLVQSSVLGKGVKHRPPPIKLPTGPGNSSSGNPFSSPPTTGHLKCTTPPPSKSQSLSRKHSMELSQSGLLSPAAVSPIGSSQRSGTPKPPTPTNTPCSTPHPPDAQAATPTPQDPAVGPQPALLAPFAQQQMALSQTLPVMTIPLPTMASSITTGTSSSQVMASPAGLNIINVVGSVCSPQALMSGSNPMLGCSPGALNLSGILPGGGLMSGALPTMQPTAQAAGSPFGLNNSSGLRPLNLLQLPSGPLIFNSLQQQQLSQFSPQQQNSQSATSSPQQQGETVDQGMGGPDQALGSQQTAVINLTGMGGFMSPQAAVLSQLGCGLDRPGPSLPPSRLHLPQGLPHQQHQPQIQLQFLQHQMQQQMAMAGAAAQGPAPPRQHSASQPRSKRKRSTPQPLPKS; this is encoded by the exons ATG CAACACATTTTGGAGGCTGCCTTGGATCGGGCTGAG TATATCGTGGAAAGCGCTCGCCAGCGGCCGCCCAAGAGAAGAGGCTCTTCCAGCGGGAGGAAGTCTCTCTACCAGAAGCTCTATGAGCTGTCCCAGGAGGAGTGCGAGAAGGAACCCGAATTAAAG AAACTGAGGAGAAATGTCAATCTGCTGGAGAAGCTGGTCTCCCAGGAGGCGGTGTCGTGCCTGGTGGTCAACCTGTACCCGGGGAATGAGGGCTACTCGCTGATGCTCCGGGGGAAGAATGGATCTG ACTCCGAGACCATCCGGCTTCCCTacgaggaggcggagctcctGGAGTACCTGGACGCCGAGGAGCTGCCCCCCATCCTGGTGGACCTGCTGGAGAAGGCGCAG GTGAACATCTTCCACTGCGGCTGCGTCATCGCCGAGGTCAGGGACTTCCGGCGGTCCGCGAACGCCAAGATGCCGACGTACCAGAGCCAGCACATCCTGCTGCGGCCCACCATGCAG ACCCTGATCTGCGACATCCACGCTCTGACCAGCGACCATCACAAGTGGACACAG GACGACaagctgcagctggagagcCAGTTGATCTTGGCCACCGCTGAGCCCCTGTGCCTGgagccctccctctctgtgaccTGCACTGCCAATCGCCTGCTCTACAACAAGCAGAAGATGAACACCCGCTCTATGAAGCG gtgtttTAAGAGGCACTCGAGGGCGGCTCTGAACAGGCAGCAGGAGCTGGCGcatttccccacccccccacagctgcGCCTCCTCGACTACCtgcagaggaggaaggagaggagagcgcCTCCCTCCATCGACCTGAAGATCTCCAAGGCCGGGAGC cagtgtgtggacACGTGGAGACAGAACAGCTGCCAGCTCACTGCCCCTGCTGAAGTCAat GTGGAGCAGTACGCCGTGGTGGAGAAATCGGTGAAGTTGGAGGATTCTCAGCCCGTCGTCTGGCCTGCTCAG gaagtgaaggaTGACTACCTGTTTGAATGTGAAGTGGGCGGACAGTTTCAGAAGACCCGGGTGTCCATCTATCAGTCGGTGGGGGACCCCCTGGTCTACGGGAAGATATACAGCGCCAAAGACCCCAAATCTGAGGAGGACCCCAACGACCTGCACCTCATTCACCCACC ctttctgattggttcaaagaTTGATGCTGACAG GTTCCTGAACCAGTACAAAGAGGTGTACGAGCGGGACGTGAAGTGTCCCGTGAAGATGTCCCACAATTCTGGGAGCGCGGCGGTGCAGGGGGGGCACGCCTCCCCCGGGAGGGAGCTGGAG GCTGACGGTTTCTCCCCGCTGGTTCAGTCCTCAGTGTTGGGGAAGGGAGTTAAACACAGGCCGCCTCCCATTAAACTGCCAACGGGGCCCGGCAACAGCTCCTCAG GTAACCCCTTCAGCTCGCCGCCGACGACGGGTCACCTCAAGTGCacgactccgcccccctccaaGAGCCAATCGCTGTCCCGGAAGCACTCCATGGAGCTGAGCCAATCCGGCCTGCTGTCGCCTGCAGCGGTGTCTCCCATTGGCTCCTCACAGA gatCGGGGACCCCCAAGCCCCCCACGCCCACGAACACGCCCTGCTCCACGCCCCACCCGCCGGACGCGCAggcggccacgcccaccccccaGGACCCGGCGGTGGGGCCCCAGCCGGCCCTGCTGGCGCCCTTCGCCCAGCAGCAGATGGCGCTCAGCCAGACCCTGCCCGTCATGACCATTCCGCTGCCCACCATGGCCAGCTCCATCACCACCGGCACCTCGTCCTCCCAGGTCATGGCCAGCCCCGCCGGGCTCAACATCATCAACGTGGTGGGCTCCGTCTG CAGTCCCCAGGCTCTGATGAGTGGCTCGAACCCGATGTTGGGCTGCAGCCCTGGTGCTCTGAACCTGAGCGGGATCCTGCCCGGAGGAGGTCTGATGTCCGGGGCCCTCCCCACCATGCAGCCCACAGCACAAGCAG CAGGGAGCCCCTTTGGTCTGAATAACTCCTCAGGACTGCGACCCTTGAACCTCCTCCAG cttcCCTCCGGACCCCTGATCTTTAactctctgcagcagcagcagctgtcccAGTTCTCCCCACAGCAGCAGAACAGCCAGTCGGCCACTTCCAGCCCCCAGCAGCAGGGGGAGACG GTGGACCAGGGCATGGGCGGGCCGGACCAGGCCCTGGGGAGCCAGCAGACGGCGGTAATTAACCTGACCGGAATGGGCGGGTTCATGTCCCCTCAGGCCGCAG TGCTATCCCAGCTGGGCTGTGGCCTGGACAGGCCTGGGCCCAGTCTTCCACCATCGAGGCTCCACCTCCCCCAGGGCTTACCACACCAACAGCACCAGCCACAGATCCAA TTGCAATTCTTGCAGCACCAAATGCAGCAGCAAATGGCTATGGCGGGGGCAGCGGCGCAGGGTCCGGCGCCGCCACGGCAACATTCCGCCAGCCAGCCAAGAAGTAAGCGGAAGCGGAGCACCCCGCAGCCCCTGCCCAAATCGTGA
- the supt20 gene encoding transcription factor SPT20 homolog isoform X1, with the protein MQHILEAALDRAEYIVESARQRPPKRRGSSSGRKSLYQKLYELSQEECEKEPELKKLRRNVNLLEKLVSQEAVSCLVVNLYPGNEGYSLMLRGKNGSDSETIRLPYEEAELLEYLDAEELPPILVDLLEKAQVNIFHCGCVIAEVRDFRRSANAKMPTYQSQHILLRPTMQTLICDIHALTSDHHKWTQDDKLQLESQLILATAEPLCLEPSLSVTCTANRLLYNKQKMNTRSMKRCFKRHSRAALNRQQELAHFPTPPQLRLLDYLQRRKERRAPPSIDLKISKAGSQCVDTWRQNSCQLTAPAEVNVEQYAVVEKSVKLEDSQPVVWPAQEVKDDYLFECEVGGQFQKTRVSIYQSVGDPLVYGKIYSAKDPKSEEDPNDLHLIHPPFLIGSKIDADRFLNQYKEVYERDVKCPVKMSHNSGSAAVQGGHASPGRELEVRASSGPTPVTQADGFSPLVQSSVLGKGVKHRPPPIKLPTGPGNSSSGNPFSSPPTTGHLKCTTPPPSKSQSLSRKHSMELSQSGLLSPAAVSPIGSSQRSGTPKPPTPTNTPCSTPHPPDAQAATPTPQDPAVGPQPALLAPFAQQQMALSQTLPVMTIPLPTMASSITTGTSSSQVMASPAGLNIINVVGSVCSPQALMSGSNPMLGCSPGALNLSGILPGGGLMSGALPTMQPTAQAAGSPFGLNNSSGLRPLNLLQLPSGPLIFNSLQQQQLSQFSPQQQNSQSATSSPQQQGETVDQGMGGPDQALGSQQTAVINLTGMGGFMSPQAAVLSQLGCGLDRPGPSLPPSRLHLPQGLPHQQHQPQIQLQFLQHQMQQQMAMAGAAAQGPAPPRQHSASQPRSKRKRSTPQPLPKS; encoded by the exons ATG CAACACATTTTGGAGGCTGCCTTGGATCGGGCTGAG TATATCGTGGAAAGCGCTCGCCAGCGGCCGCCCAAGAGAAGAGGCTCTTCCAGCGGGAGGAAGTCTCTCTACCAGAAGCTCTATGAGCTGTCCCAGGAGGAGTGCGAGAAGGAACCCGAATTAAAG AAACTGAGGAGAAATGTCAATCTGCTGGAGAAGCTGGTCTCCCAGGAGGCGGTGTCGTGCCTGGTGGTCAACCTGTACCCGGGGAATGAGGGCTACTCGCTGATGCTCCGGGGGAAGAATGGATCTG ACTCCGAGACCATCCGGCTTCCCTacgaggaggcggagctcctGGAGTACCTGGACGCCGAGGAGCTGCCCCCCATCCTGGTGGACCTGCTGGAGAAGGCGCAG GTGAACATCTTCCACTGCGGCTGCGTCATCGCCGAGGTCAGGGACTTCCGGCGGTCCGCGAACGCCAAGATGCCGACGTACCAGAGCCAGCACATCCTGCTGCGGCCCACCATGCAG ACCCTGATCTGCGACATCCACGCTCTGACCAGCGACCATCACAAGTGGACACAG GACGACaagctgcagctggagagcCAGTTGATCTTGGCCACCGCTGAGCCCCTGTGCCTGgagccctccctctctgtgaccTGCACTGCCAATCGCCTGCTCTACAACAAGCAGAAGATGAACACCCGCTCTATGAAGCG gtgtttTAAGAGGCACTCGAGGGCGGCTCTGAACAGGCAGCAGGAGCTGGCGcatttccccacccccccacagctgcGCCTCCTCGACTACCtgcagaggaggaaggagaggagagcgcCTCCCTCCATCGACCTGAAGATCTCCAAGGCCGGGAGC cagtgtgtggacACGTGGAGACAGAACAGCTGCCAGCTCACTGCCCCTGCTGAAGTCAat GTGGAGCAGTACGCCGTGGTGGAGAAATCGGTGAAGTTGGAGGATTCTCAGCCCGTCGTCTGGCCTGCTCAG gaagtgaaggaTGACTACCTGTTTGAATGTGAAGTGGGCGGACAGTTTCAGAAGACCCGGGTGTCCATCTATCAGTCGGTGGGGGACCCCCTGGTCTACGGGAAGATATACAGCGCCAAAGACCCCAAATCTGAGGAGGACCCCAACGACCTGCACCTCATTCACCCACC ctttctgattggttcaaagaTTGATGCTGACAG GTTCCTGAACCAGTACAAAGAGGTGTACGAGCGGGACGTGAAGTGTCCCGTGAAGATGTCCCACAATTCTGGGAGCGCGGCGGTGCAGGGGGGGCACGCCTCCCCCGGGAGGGAGCTGGAGGTGAGGGCCTCGTCCGGGCCGACGCCCGTTACCCAG GCTGACGGTTTCTCCCCGCTGGTTCAGTCCTCAGTGTTGGGGAAGGGAGTTAAACACAGGCCGCCTCCCATTAAACTGCCAACGGGGCCCGGCAACAGCTCCTCAG GTAACCCCTTCAGCTCGCCGCCGACGACGGGTCACCTCAAGTGCacgactccgcccccctccaaGAGCCAATCGCTGTCCCGGAAGCACTCCATGGAGCTGAGCCAATCCGGCCTGCTGTCGCCTGCAGCGGTGTCTCCCATTGGCTCCTCACAGA gatCGGGGACCCCCAAGCCCCCCACGCCCACGAACACGCCCTGCTCCACGCCCCACCCGCCGGACGCGCAggcggccacgcccaccccccaGGACCCGGCGGTGGGGCCCCAGCCGGCCCTGCTGGCGCCCTTCGCCCAGCAGCAGATGGCGCTCAGCCAGACCCTGCCCGTCATGACCATTCCGCTGCCCACCATGGCCAGCTCCATCACCACCGGCACCTCGTCCTCCCAGGTCATGGCCAGCCCCGCCGGGCTCAACATCATCAACGTGGTGGGCTCCGTCTG CAGTCCCCAGGCTCTGATGAGTGGCTCGAACCCGATGTTGGGCTGCAGCCCTGGTGCTCTGAACCTGAGCGGGATCCTGCCCGGAGGAGGTCTGATGTCCGGGGCCCTCCCCACCATGCAGCCCACAGCACAAGCAG CAGGGAGCCCCTTTGGTCTGAATAACTCCTCAGGACTGCGACCCTTGAACCTCCTCCAG cttcCCTCCGGACCCCTGATCTTTAactctctgcagcagcagcagctgtcccAGTTCTCCCCACAGCAGCAGAACAGCCAGTCGGCCACTTCCAGCCCCCAGCAGCAGGGGGAGACG GTGGACCAGGGCATGGGCGGGCCGGACCAGGCCCTGGGGAGCCAGCAGACGGCGGTAATTAACCTGACCGGAATGGGCGGGTTCATGTCCCCTCAGGCCGCAG TGCTATCCCAGCTGGGCTGTGGCCTGGACAGGCCTGGGCCCAGTCTTCCACCATCGAGGCTCCACCTCCCCCAGGGCTTACCACACCAACAGCACCAGCCACAGATCCAA TTGCAATTCTTGCAGCACCAAATGCAGCAGCAAATGGCTATGGCGGGGGCAGCGGCGCAGGGTCCGGCGCCGCCACGGCAACATTCCGCCAGCCAGCCAAGAAGTAAGCGGAAGCGGAGCACCCCGCAGCCCCTGCCCAAATCGTGA
- the supt20 gene encoding transcription factor SPT20 homolog isoform X2, producing the protein MQHILEAALDRAEYIVESARQRPPKRRGSSSGRKSLYQKLYELSQEECEKEPELKKLRRNVNLLEKLVSQEAVSCLVVNLYPGNEGYSLMLRGKNGSDSETIRLPYEEAELLEYLDAEELPPILVDLLEKAQVNIFHCGCVIAEVRDFRRSANAKMPTYQSQHILLRPTMQTLICDIHALTSDHHKWTQDDKLQLESQLILATAEPLCLEPSLSVTCTANRLLYNKQKMNTRSMKRCFKRHSRAALNRQQELAHFPTPPQLRLLDYLQRRKERRAPPSIDLKISKAGSQCVDTWRQNSCQLTAPAEVNVEQYAVVEKSVKLEDSQPVVWPAQEVKDDYLFECEVGGQFQKTRVSIYQSVGDPLVYGKIYSAKDPKSEEDPNDLHLIHPPFLIGSKIDADRFLNQYKEVYERDVKCPVKMSHNSGSAAVQGGHASPGRELEVRASSGPTPVTQADGFSPLVQSSVLGKGVKHRPPPIKLPTGPGNSSSGNPFSSPPTTGHLKCTTPPPSKSQSLSRKHSMELSQSGLLSPAAVSPIGSSQRSGTPKPPTPTNTPCSTPHPPDAQAATPTPQDPAVGPQPALLAPFAQQQMALSQTLPVMTIPLPTMASSITTGTSSSQVMASPAGLNIINVVGSVCSPQALMSGSNPMLGCSPGALNLSGILPGGGLMSGALPTMQPTAQAGSPFGLNNSSGLRPLNLLQLPSGPLIFNSLQQQQLSQFSPQQQNSQSATSSPQQQGETVDQGMGGPDQALGSQQTAVINLTGMGGFMSPQAAVLSQLGCGLDRPGPSLPPSRLHLPQGLPHQQHQPQIQLQFLQHQMQQQMAMAGAAAQGPAPPRQHSASQPRSKRKRSTPQPLPKS; encoded by the exons ATG CAACACATTTTGGAGGCTGCCTTGGATCGGGCTGAG TATATCGTGGAAAGCGCTCGCCAGCGGCCGCCCAAGAGAAGAGGCTCTTCCAGCGGGAGGAAGTCTCTCTACCAGAAGCTCTATGAGCTGTCCCAGGAGGAGTGCGAGAAGGAACCCGAATTAAAG AAACTGAGGAGAAATGTCAATCTGCTGGAGAAGCTGGTCTCCCAGGAGGCGGTGTCGTGCCTGGTGGTCAACCTGTACCCGGGGAATGAGGGCTACTCGCTGATGCTCCGGGGGAAGAATGGATCTG ACTCCGAGACCATCCGGCTTCCCTacgaggaggcggagctcctGGAGTACCTGGACGCCGAGGAGCTGCCCCCCATCCTGGTGGACCTGCTGGAGAAGGCGCAG GTGAACATCTTCCACTGCGGCTGCGTCATCGCCGAGGTCAGGGACTTCCGGCGGTCCGCGAACGCCAAGATGCCGACGTACCAGAGCCAGCACATCCTGCTGCGGCCCACCATGCAG ACCCTGATCTGCGACATCCACGCTCTGACCAGCGACCATCACAAGTGGACACAG GACGACaagctgcagctggagagcCAGTTGATCTTGGCCACCGCTGAGCCCCTGTGCCTGgagccctccctctctgtgaccTGCACTGCCAATCGCCTGCTCTACAACAAGCAGAAGATGAACACCCGCTCTATGAAGCG gtgtttTAAGAGGCACTCGAGGGCGGCTCTGAACAGGCAGCAGGAGCTGGCGcatttccccacccccccacagctgcGCCTCCTCGACTACCtgcagaggaggaaggagaggagagcgcCTCCCTCCATCGACCTGAAGATCTCCAAGGCCGGGAGC cagtgtgtggacACGTGGAGACAGAACAGCTGCCAGCTCACTGCCCCTGCTGAAGTCAat GTGGAGCAGTACGCCGTGGTGGAGAAATCGGTGAAGTTGGAGGATTCTCAGCCCGTCGTCTGGCCTGCTCAG gaagtgaaggaTGACTACCTGTTTGAATGTGAAGTGGGCGGACAGTTTCAGAAGACCCGGGTGTCCATCTATCAGTCGGTGGGGGACCCCCTGGTCTACGGGAAGATATACAGCGCCAAAGACCCCAAATCTGAGGAGGACCCCAACGACCTGCACCTCATTCACCCACC ctttctgattggttcaaagaTTGATGCTGACAG GTTCCTGAACCAGTACAAAGAGGTGTACGAGCGGGACGTGAAGTGTCCCGTGAAGATGTCCCACAATTCTGGGAGCGCGGCGGTGCAGGGGGGGCACGCCTCCCCCGGGAGGGAGCTGGAGGTGAGGGCCTCGTCCGGGCCGACGCCCGTTACCCAG GCTGACGGTTTCTCCCCGCTGGTTCAGTCCTCAGTGTTGGGGAAGGGAGTTAAACACAGGCCGCCTCCCATTAAACTGCCAACGGGGCCCGGCAACAGCTCCTCAG GTAACCCCTTCAGCTCGCCGCCGACGACGGGTCACCTCAAGTGCacgactccgcccccctccaaGAGCCAATCGCTGTCCCGGAAGCACTCCATGGAGCTGAGCCAATCCGGCCTGCTGTCGCCTGCAGCGGTGTCTCCCATTGGCTCCTCACAGA gatCGGGGACCCCCAAGCCCCCCACGCCCACGAACACGCCCTGCTCCACGCCCCACCCGCCGGACGCGCAggcggccacgcccaccccccaGGACCCGGCGGTGGGGCCCCAGCCGGCCCTGCTGGCGCCCTTCGCCCAGCAGCAGATGGCGCTCAGCCAGACCCTGCCCGTCATGACCATTCCGCTGCCCACCATGGCCAGCTCCATCACCACCGGCACCTCGTCCTCCCAGGTCATGGCCAGCCCCGCCGGGCTCAACATCATCAACGTGGTGGGCTCCGTCTG CAGTCCCCAGGCTCTGATGAGTGGCTCGAACCCGATGTTGGGCTGCAGCCCTGGTGCTCTGAACCTGAGCGGGATCCTGCCCGGAGGAGGTCTGATGTCCGGGGCCCTCCCCACCATGCAGCCCACAGCACAAGCAG GGAGCCCCTTTGGTCTGAATAACTCCTCAGGACTGCGACCCTTGAACCTCCTCCAG cttcCCTCCGGACCCCTGATCTTTAactctctgcagcagcagcagctgtcccAGTTCTCCCCACAGCAGCAGAACAGCCAGTCGGCCACTTCCAGCCCCCAGCAGCAGGGGGAGACG GTGGACCAGGGCATGGGCGGGCCGGACCAGGCCCTGGGGAGCCAGCAGACGGCGGTAATTAACCTGACCGGAATGGGCGGGTTCATGTCCCCTCAGGCCGCAG TGCTATCCCAGCTGGGCTGTGGCCTGGACAGGCCTGGGCCCAGTCTTCCACCATCGAGGCTCCACCTCCCCCAGGGCTTACCACACCAACAGCACCAGCCACAGATCCAA TTGCAATTCTTGCAGCACCAAATGCAGCAGCAAATGGCTATGGCGGGGGCAGCGGCGCAGGGTCCGGCGCCGCCACGGCAACATTCCGCCAGCCAGCCAAGAAGTAAGCGGAAGCGGAGCACCCCGCAGCCCCTGCCCAAATCGTGA
- the supt20 gene encoding transcription factor SPT20 homolog isoform X4, whose protein sequence is MQHILEAALDRAEYIVESARQRPPKRRGSSSGRKSLYQKLYELSQEECEKEPELKKLRRNVNLLEKLVSQEAVSCLVVNLYPGNEGYSLMLRGKNGSDSETIRLPYEEAELLEYLDAEELPPILVDLLEKAQVNIFHCGCVIAEVRDFRRSANAKMPTYQSQHILLRPTMQTLICDIHALTSDHHKWTQDDKLQLESQLILATAEPLCLEPSLSVTCTANRLLYNKQKMNTRSMKRCFKRHSRAALNRQQELAHFPTPPQLRLLDYLQRRKERRAPPSIDLKISKAGSQCVDTWRQNSCQLTAPAEVNVEQYAVVEKSVKLEDSQPVVWPAQEVKDDYLFECEVGGQFQKTRVSIYQSVGDPLVYGKIYSAKDPKSEEDPNDLHLIHPPFLIGSKIDADRFLNQYKEVYERDVKCPVKMSHNSGSAAVQGGHASPGRELEVRASSGPTPVTQADGFSPLVQSSVLGKGVKHRPPPIKLPTGPGNSSSGNPFSSPPTTGHLKCTTPPPSKSQSLSRKHSMELSQSGLLSPAAVSPIGSSQRSGTPKPPTPTNTPCSTPHPPDAQAATPTPQDPAVGPQPALLAPFAQQQMALSQTLPVMTIPLPTMASSITTGTSSSQVMASPAGLNIINVVGSVCPQALMSGSNPMLGCSPGALNLSGILPGGGLMSGALPTMQPTAQAAGSPFGLNNSSGLRPLNLLQLPSGPLIFNSLQQQQLSQFSPQQQNSQSATSSPQQQGETVDQGMGGPDQALGSQQTAVINLTGMGGFMSPQAAVLSQLGCGLDRPGPSLPPSRLHLPQGLPHQQHQPQIQLQFLQHQMQQQMAMAGAAAQGPAPPRQHSASQPRSKRKRSTPQPLPKS, encoded by the exons ATG CAACACATTTTGGAGGCTGCCTTGGATCGGGCTGAG TATATCGTGGAAAGCGCTCGCCAGCGGCCGCCCAAGAGAAGAGGCTCTTCCAGCGGGAGGAAGTCTCTCTACCAGAAGCTCTATGAGCTGTCCCAGGAGGAGTGCGAGAAGGAACCCGAATTAAAG AAACTGAGGAGAAATGTCAATCTGCTGGAGAAGCTGGTCTCCCAGGAGGCGGTGTCGTGCCTGGTGGTCAACCTGTACCCGGGGAATGAGGGCTACTCGCTGATGCTCCGGGGGAAGAATGGATCTG ACTCCGAGACCATCCGGCTTCCCTacgaggaggcggagctcctGGAGTACCTGGACGCCGAGGAGCTGCCCCCCATCCTGGTGGACCTGCTGGAGAAGGCGCAG GTGAACATCTTCCACTGCGGCTGCGTCATCGCCGAGGTCAGGGACTTCCGGCGGTCCGCGAACGCCAAGATGCCGACGTACCAGAGCCAGCACATCCTGCTGCGGCCCACCATGCAG ACCCTGATCTGCGACATCCACGCTCTGACCAGCGACCATCACAAGTGGACACAG GACGACaagctgcagctggagagcCAGTTGATCTTGGCCACCGCTGAGCCCCTGTGCCTGgagccctccctctctgtgaccTGCACTGCCAATCGCCTGCTCTACAACAAGCAGAAGATGAACACCCGCTCTATGAAGCG gtgtttTAAGAGGCACTCGAGGGCGGCTCTGAACAGGCAGCAGGAGCTGGCGcatttccccacccccccacagctgcGCCTCCTCGACTACCtgcagaggaggaaggagaggagagcgcCTCCCTCCATCGACCTGAAGATCTCCAAGGCCGGGAGC cagtgtgtggacACGTGGAGACAGAACAGCTGCCAGCTCACTGCCCCTGCTGAAGTCAat GTGGAGCAGTACGCCGTGGTGGAGAAATCGGTGAAGTTGGAGGATTCTCAGCCCGTCGTCTGGCCTGCTCAG gaagtgaaggaTGACTACCTGTTTGAATGTGAAGTGGGCGGACAGTTTCAGAAGACCCGGGTGTCCATCTATCAGTCGGTGGGGGACCCCCTGGTCTACGGGAAGATATACAGCGCCAAAGACCCCAAATCTGAGGAGGACCCCAACGACCTGCACCTCATTCACCCACC ctttctgattggttcaaagaTTGATGCTGACAG GTTCCTGAACCAGTACAAAGAGGTGTACGAGCGGGACGTGAAGTGTCCCGTGAAGATGTCCCACAATTCTGGGAGCGCGGCGGTGCAGGGGGGGCACGCCTCCCCCGGGAGGGAGCTGGAGGTGAGGGCCTCGTCCGGGCCGACGCCCGTTACCCAG GCTGACGGTTTCTCCCCGCTGGTTCAGTCCTCAGTGTTGGGGAAGGGAGTTAAACACAGGCCGCCTCCCATTAAACTGCCAACGGGGCCCGGCAACAGCTCCTCAG GTAACCCCTTCAGCTCGCCGCCGACGACGGGTCACCTCAAGTGCacgactccgcccccctccaaGAGCCAATCGCTGTCCCGGAAGCACTCCATGGAGCTGAGCCAATCCGGCCTGCTGTCGCCTGCAGCGGTGTCTCCCATTGGCTCCTCACAGA gatCGGGGACCCCCAAGCCCCCCACGCCCACGAACACGCCCTGCTCCACGCCCCACCCGCCGGACGCGCAggcggccacgcccaccccccaGGACCCGGCGGTGGGGCCCCAGCCGGCCCTGCTGGCGCCCTTCGCCCAGCAGCAGATGGCGCTCAGCCAGACCCTGCCCGTCATGACCATTCCGCTGCCCACCATGGCCAGCTCCATCACCACCGGCACCTCGTCCTCCCAGGTCATGGCCAGCCCCGCCGGGCTCAACATCATCAACGTGGTGGGCTCCGTCTG TCCCCAGGCTCTGATGAGTGGCTCGAACCCGATGTTGGGCTGCAGCCCTGGTGCTCTGAACCTGAGCGGGATCCTGCCCGGAGGAGGTCTGATGTCCGGGGCCCTCCCCACCATGCAGCCCACAGCACAAGCAG CAGGGAGCCCCTTTGGTCTGAATAACTCCTCAGGACTGCGACCCTTGAACCTCCTCCAG cttcCCTCCGGACCCCTGATCTTTAactctctgcagcagcagcagctgtcccAGTTCTCCCCACAGCAGCAGAACAGCCAGTCGGCCACTTCCAGCCCCCAGCAGCAGGGGGAGACG GTGGACCAGGGCATGGGCGGGCCGGACCAGGCCCTGGGGAGCCAGCAGACGGCGGTAATTAACCTGACCGGAATGGGCGGGTTCATGTCCCCTCAGGCCGCAG TGCTATCCCAGCTGGGCTGTGGCCTGGACAGGCCTGGGCCCAGTCTTCCACCATCGAGGCTCCACCTCCCCCAGGGCTTACCACACCAACAGCACCAGCCACAGATCCAA TTGCAATTCTTGCAGCACCAAATGCAGCAGCAAATGGCTATGGCGGGGGCAGCGGCGCAGGGTCCGGCGCCGCCACGGCAACATTCCGCCAGCCAGCCAAGAAGTAAGCGGAAGCGGAGCACCCCGCAGCCCCTGCCCAAATCGTGA